In one window of Skermanella rosea DNA:
- a CDS encoding LysR family transcriptional regulator translates to MEIRHLRYFITVARERNFTRAAEKLHIAQPPLSRQIQQLEDEVGIMLLDRDSRPLRLTEAGRLFFEHAVLVLERFDDLRTMMRRFREAERPRFVIGFVASTIYAALPQLIRRFRAETPGLDVSLVEMASLEQIAALKDGRINVGFGRIRLDDPAVRRDVLREERLVVALPLSHPLLQREGPLSFGELAGEPLILYPRVPRPSYADQVISIFRDRGLEPHIAHEARELQTAIGLVAAEVGICIVPTSVQRLRRDDVVYRELIEQTITSPIIMSRRADDRSHEAMVMARVIIEAYREWGWKIPEGLET, encoded by the coding sequence ATGGAGATCCGCCATCTCCGTTACTTCATCACCGTCGCCCGGGAGCGGAACTTCACCCGGGCCGCCGAGAAGCTCCATATCGCCCAGCCGCCGTTGAGCCGCCAGATCCAGCAGCTCGAGGATGAGGTCGGTATCATGCTTCTCGACCGGGATAGCAGGCCGCTGCGTCTGACCGAGGCTGGCCGGCTTTTCTTCGAGCATGCCGTCCTGGTTCTTGAACGCTTCGACGACCTGCGCACGATGATGCGGCGCTTTCGCGAGGCGGAGCGACCTCGGTTCGTCATCGGTTTCGTCGCCTCGACCATCTACGCGGCCCTGCCGCAACTGATCCGGCGTTTCCGCGCGGAAACGCCGGGGCTCGACGTCAGCCTCGTCGAGATGGCCAGCCTGGAACAGATCGCGGCCCTGAAGGATGGCCGGATCAATGTCGGTTTCGGCCGCATTCGCCTAGACGATCCGGCGGTCCGCCGGGACGTCCTTCGCGAGGAACGGCTCGTGGTGGCCCTGCCGCTCAGCCATCCTCTTCTGCAGCGGGAGGGGCCGCTGAGCTTCGGGGAATTGGCCGGGGAACCGCTGATCCTGTACCCCCGGGTGCCGCGACCGAGCTATGCCGATCAGGTGATCTCGATCTTCCGCGACCGCGGCCTCGAGCCGCACATCGCCCACGAGGCCCGCGAGCTTCAGACGGCGATCGGCCTGGTCGCGGCGGAGGTCGGTATCTGCATCGTCCCGACTTCGGTGCAGCGCCTGCGCCGGGACGATGTGGTCTACCGCGAGTTGATCGAGCAGACCATCACGTCTCCGATCATCATGAGCCGCCGGGCCGATGACCGGTCGCACGAAGCGATGGTCATGGCGAGGGTAATCATCGAGGCATATCGGGAATGGGGGTGGAAGATACCGGAAGGATTGGAGACCTGA
- the catC gene encoding muconolactone Delta-isomerase yields MLFQVEMEVRLPHDMAPSAADELKRVERERAQQLMRDGKWRHLWRVVGHYSNTSVFDVESHDELHAILTSLPLFPFMKMKVTPLCRHPSSIRGDDT; encoded by the coding sequence ATGCTGTTCCAAGTCGAAATGGAAGTCCGCCTGCCGCACGACATGGCACCCAGCGCGGCGGACGAGTTGAAGCGCGTCGAGCGCGAGCGGGCCCAGCAGCTGATGCGGGACGGCAAGTGGCGCCATCTCTGGCGCGTGGTCGGTCACTACTCGAACACCAGCGTCTTCGACGTCGAGAGCCACGACGAGCTGCACGCGATCCTCACGTCGCTGCCGCTCTTCCCCTTCATGAAGATGAAGGTCACGCCTCTGTGCCGCCACCCCTCGTCCATCCGTGGGGACGACACCTGA
- a CDS encoding muconate/chloromuconate family cycloisomerase — MLQIKEIETFLVDLPTIRPHVLSMATMYRQTIVIVRLHCSDGIVGIGEGTTIGGLSYGEESPESIKLAIDTYFEPILRTCDPSRVGQTMARIGRVVIGNHFAKSAVETALLDAMGKRVGLPVSELLGGRHRDELPVAWTLASGDTSKDIEEAKRVLSLRRHNIFKLKIGKRAVTDDVAHVASIKKALGDKASVRVDVNQAWDEASASRGLAMLEDAGVDLVEQPISRANRSGLARLAARFIIPIMADESLHGPDDAFDLAIQAAADVFAVKIAQSGGLQAAGRVGAIADAASIGLYGGTMLEAGVGTIASAHLFATFPQLAWGTELFGPLLLTEEILTEPLGYGDFALKVPDKPGLGVELDPDRIDFFRRDRAGTRTHSFPGKL, encoded by the coding sequence ATGTTGCAGATCAAAGAGATCGAGACCTTTCTGGTCGATCTTCCGACCATCAGGCCTCATGTTCTCTCGATGGCGACGATGTATCGCCAGACGATAGTGATCGTTCGCCTCCACTGCTCGGACGGTATCGTCGGCATCGGCGAAGGCACGACTATCGGCGGCCTGAGCTACGGCGAGGAAAGCCCGGAGAGCATCAAGCTCGCCATCGATACCTACTTCGAACCCATTCTCAGGACTTGCGACCCCTCCCGGGTCGGCCAGACCATGGCCAGGATCGGGCGTGTCGTCATCGGCAACCATTTCGCCAAATCGGCGGTGGAAACGGCGCTGCTGGACGCCATGGGCAAGCGCGTCGGCCTGCCGGTCTCCGAACTGCTGGGCGGACGCCACCGCGATGAGTTGCCGGTCGCCTGGACGCTGGCCAGCGGCGACACCTCCAAAGACATTGAAGAGGCCAAGCGTGTCCTGAGCCTGCGCCGCCACAACATCTTCAAGCTGAAGATCGGCAAGCGCGCGGTGACCGATGACGTCGCTCATGTGGCATCGATCAAGAAGGCGCTCGGCGATAAGGCCAGCGTGCGGGTCGATGTCAACCAGGCCTGGGATGAGGCCAGTGCTTCCCGCGGGTTGGCGATGCTTGAAGATGCCGGTGTGGATCTGGTCGAGCAGCCGATCTCCAGGGCGAACCGCTCCGGGCTGGCGCGGCTTGCTGCCCGCTTCATCATCCCGATCATGGCCGACGAGTCCCTCCACGGACCGGACGACGCCTTCGACCTCGCGATCCAGGCAGCGGCGGATGTTTTCGCGGTTAAGATCGCGCAGTCGGGCGGTTTGCAGGCTGCCGGACGGGTGGGGGCCATCGCGGATGCCGCCAGCATCGGGCTTTATGGCGGCACGATGCTCGAGGCCGGCGTCGGCACGATCGCCTCGGCGCACCTGTTCGCGACGTTTCCCCAGCTTGCCTGGGGTACCGAACTCTTCGGACCACTTCTCCTCACCGAAGAGATTCTGACCGAGCCTTTGGGCTACGGCGATTTCGCCCTGAAGGTACCGGACAAGCCCGGCCTCGGCGTCGAGTTGGATCCGGACCGTATCGACTTCTTCCGCCGCGACCGGGCCGGCACACGGACGCACAGCTTTCCAGGAAAACTTTAA
- a CDS encoding trimeric intracellular cation channel family protein: protein MLIVVYLIAITVEAMSGALAAGRRNMDVFGVAVIAFVTALGGGTIRDLILGHFPIRWTQHPEYIVLVISAGLLTTVLARYMHHLKRVFLVLDAMGLIAFSLIGCSVALAMDYSIIVAIMAGMMTGICGGMLRDVLCNQVPLVLRRELYASVSLIVCALFIGLRELGIDTDLNTAISFISGLTLRLLAIWGGWKLPTFSYQQRWD, encoded by the coding sequence ATGCTGATCGTCGTCTACCTGATCGCCATCACCGTCGAGGCGATGTCCGGCGCCCTCGCGGCCGGGCGCCGCAACATGGATGTTTTCGGCGTTGCCGTCATCGCCTTCGTCACTGCGCTGGGCGGCGGCACCATCCGTGACCTGATCCTCGGCCACTTCCCCATCCGCTGGACCCAGCACCCGGAATACATTGTCCTGGTGATCTCCGCCGGACTGCTGACCACCGTGCTCGCACGCTACATGCATCATTTGAAGCGTGTTTTTCTCGTACTCGATGCAATGGGCCTGATCGCGTTCTCGCTGATCGGCTGCAGTGTCGCGCTGGCGATGGATTACTCCATCATCGTCGCCATCATGGCAGGGATGATGACCGGCATCTGCGGCGGCATGCTGCGTGACGTGCTGTGCAACCAGGTACCGCTGGTGCTCCGGCGTGAGCTCTATGCCAGCGTCTCACTGATCGTCTGCGCCCTCTTCATCGGCCTGCGCGAACTCGGCATCGACACCGACCTGAATACCGCAATCAGCTTCATCAGCGGCCTGACGCTCCGCCTGCTGGCCATCTGGGGCGGCTGGAAGCTGCCGACCTTCTCCTACCAGCAGCGCTGGGATTGA